A genome region from Chloroflexota bacterium includes the following:
- a CDS encoding lysophospholipid acyltransferase family protein, which translates to MAGMVRLYPSRFGLTNPLLIRIIQASTEWYQETRHDVISNSSCPNNTSGGIAITNQSLLSYYVYRLFGAVMPRIPPRMGYAFFTLLGDLAYAMSKASRENVLDNLRHVLGPQAEPTRIAQVARQIFRNQARNYYDLFRVASLSAERIERLVTIHGLEHIDQSLSAGKGLIIVTAHFGNLDVVAQAFALRKYPITVIGEHLQPEKLYQYVVSLRASKGIKIIPVDSFLRPLFKALRNNEIVGLAADRNLNATGALVEFFGAPALLPDGHVHLALRTGAKLALAFSIRKPDNTFEVYVEPPLPLENSGELEKDIRSGMTKLVAVLEKYIGQHPEQWVMFQPVWKLPEHLGSSA; encoded by the coding sequence TTGGCTGGTATGGTCAGATTATATCCCTCGCGCTTTGGTTTGACAAACCCGCTCCTGATACGTATCATCCAAGCCAGCACAGAATGGTACCAAGAGACGAGACATGATGTCATCTCGAACTCGTCTTGTCCTAACAATACGTCGGGAGGCATTGCTATCACCAATCAATCGCTGCTGAGCTATTACGTTTATCGCCTGTTTGGCGCTGTGATGCCACGGATACCTCCGCGCATGGGGTATGCTTTCTTTACCCTTCTCGGCGATCTGGCATACGCTATGTCGAAGGCATCCAGGGAGAATGTGCTGGACAACCTACGCCACGTGCTCGGGCCACAGGCCGAACCGACGCGCATCGCACAAGTAGCACGACAGATATTCCGCAATCAGGCACGCAATTACTACGACCTTTTCCGTGTCGCGTCGCTCAGTGCGGAGCGAATTGAGCGGCTAGTGACAATTCACGGATTGGAGCATATCGACCAGTCCTTGTCCGCTGGCAAGGGCCTGATCATAGTTACTGCTCACTTCGGGAATCTTGATGTTGTAGCACAAGCATTTGCGCTGCGGAAATATCCTATTACGGTAATTGGAGAGCACCTACAACCGGAGAAATTATATCAGTATGTGGTATCGCTACGCGCCAGCAAAGGCATCAAAATTATACCGGTAGATAGTTTCTTGCGCCCGTTGTTCAAAGCGCTGCGCAACAACGAAATCGTGGGCCTGGCTGCGGATAGAAACCTGAACGCTACCGGGGCACTGGTTGAGTTCTTTGGTGCGCCAGCATTGCTTCCCGATGGGCATGTGCACCTGGCCTTACGCACGGGTGCTAAACTGGCACTGGCCTTTAGCATACGCAAGCCAGACAACACGTTCGAAGTCTACGTTGAACCACCCTTGCCGCTAGAAAACAGCGGCGAACTGGAAAAGGACATCCGCTCAGGGATGACCAAGCTGGTCGCTGTTCTGGAGAAATACATCGGCCAGCATCCTGAGCAATGGGTGATGTTTCAACCCGTCTGGAAATTACCCGAACACCTGGGAAGCAGCGCATGA
- a CDS encoding glycosyltransferase family 4 protein yields the protein MKIALVTPYEYTYPGGVTEHVSHLDRCFREWGHEVKIIAPCSEDAPNVPDNVIRMGKRITPVPFGGSISRVTLSPRIYRPVKSLLKEKQFDIIHLHEPLMPALPLFVLRHSKTINVGTFHAYRESRHWGLETVGPLLQPLLEKLHARICVSEAALELASRYFPGEYRIIPNGIDVQHFSGAHVQPVERYNDGRPNILFVGRLEKRKGFRYLIRAFPYIVQAVPDARLIVAGAYSKEDKEPFVRYARMHHLSSVKFVGRVSSEDLPRYYKTCDVFCAPSIGFESFGIVLLEAMAAGKPIVASNIPGYRCVLEDGQEGFLVEPENERALADAIIKLLQDPALRQEMGERGRRKAARYDWSIIARQVLDVYEELLQQKAEGKLHVE from the coding sequence ATGAAAATTGCACTGGTTACTCCTTATGAGTATACATATCCTGGTGGGGTCACAGAACATGTCTCCCACCTAGATCGGTGCTTTCGCGAATGGGGCCACGAGGTCAAGATCATCGCACCATGTTCTGAGGATGCGCCAAACGTGCCTGACAACGTTATTAGAATGGGCAAGCGTATTACCCCTGTTCCCTTCGGCGGTTCTATTTCGCGTGTCACCTTGTCGCCACGCATTTACCGGCCTGTGAAAAGCCTGCTGAAGGAAAAGCAATTCGACATCATTCACCTGCACGAGCCACTGATGCCTGCTTTGCCCCTTTTCGTGCTGCGCCATTCCAAGACGATAAATGTAGGCACATTCCACGCCTACCGCGAGAGTCGTCACTGGGGTCTGGAAACTGTAGGCCCTCTCTTGCAGCCCCTTCTCGAAAAGTTGCATGCCAGGATATGCGTCTCCGAAGCCGCACTGGAGCTTGCCAGCCGCTATTTTCCCGGTGAGTATAGAATCATCCCTAACGGCATTGACGTGCAGCATTTTAGCGGGGCACATGTCCAGCCGGTTGAACGATACAACGATGGCCGACCCAATATCCTCTTCGTGGGGAGGCTGGAAAAGCGCAAAGGATTTCGTTACCTCATCCGCGCCTTTCCTTATATCGTACAAGCAGTACCGGATGCACGGTTGATCGTCGCTGGAGCCTATAGCAAAGAAGACAAGGAGCCCTTTGTACGTTATGCGCGCATGCACCATCTGAGCAGTGTCAAATTTGTGGGTCGCGTTTCATCAGAGGACCTGCCCCGTTATTACAAGACCTGTGACGTTTTCTGCGCTCCCTCTATTGGTTTTGAGAGCTTTGGCATCGTCCTATTAGAAGCCATGGCTGCTGGAAAGCCCATTGTAGCGAGCAATATCCCGGGATACCGCTGTGTGCTAGAAGATGGTCAGGAAGGCTTTCTGGTCGAACCAGAAAACGAGCGTGCCCTAGCCGATGCAATTATCAAATTGCTGCAGGACCCCGCCCTGCGCCAGGAAATGGGCGAGCGCGGCCGTCGTAAAGCTGCCCGCTACGACTGGTCTATTATTGCTCGCCAAGTGCTTGATGTCTACGAAGAGCTCCTACAACAGAAAGCTGAGGGCAAACTTCATGTTGAGTGA
- a CDS encoding CDP-alcohol phosphatidyltransferase family protein, translated as MLSDKFRNWTRALSAFIARLLGRLGVPPNALTVLGYLLHLPVMYELAIGHLRLGGILLALASIFDNLDGSLAREMEQVTIFGAFLDSVTDRFSEGTVLAGLLLWYVQGGAKVEIVLVYAALFGSLMVSYTRARAEGVGVACKEGLFTRFERVIVLVAGLILQQAQLTLWVLAVLTNVTALQRIYHVWQKTRSR; from the coding sequence ATGTTGAGTGACAAATTCCGAAATTGGACTCGTGCACTGAGTGCATTCATTGCTCGCCTGCTTGGACGCCTGGGTGTCCCGCCGAATGCCTTAACTGTGTTGGGTTATCTGCTTCATTTGCCCGTGATGTACGAGTTGGCAATTGGACATCTGCGCCTTGGAGGCATTCTGTTGGCTTTGGCCAGTATATTCGACAACCTGGATGGTTCTTTAGCCCGCGAAATGGAGCAGGTAACGATCTTTGGTGCATTCCTTGACTCCGTAACTGACCGCTTCTCAGAGGGTACAGTGCTTGCAGGACTTTTACTTTGGTATGTGCAGGGCGGAGCCAAAGTCGAGATTGTCCTTGTATATGCCGCTTTGTTCGGCTCACTCATGGTTAGTTACACCCGAGCACGTGCAGAAGGGGTGGGCGTTGCCTGTAAGGAGGGGCTATTTACTAGATTCGAGCGGGTAATCGTACTCGTGGCAGGTCTTATCCTGCAACAGGCACAGTTAACCCTCTGGGTGTTAGCAGTTCTAACCAATGTTACGGCATTACAGCGCATCTATCATGTCTGGCAAAAAACACGAAGCAGGTAA
- a CDS encoding MBL fold metallo-hydrolase — MATLTFLGTGAAVPAIGHDNTYLALEGEQSTLLIDCAGSPLLKVQLAGIEPCQLQYVILTHRHPDHIYGLPVLVLGLWLLGCQTPLQVLGEAEGLRAAQALLNAFRPSEEWPGFCPPTYREVQLQNSSMVLDLPDLLITASPAAHVIPSLMIKVQNKASGRAIVYSGDTAPCENLVRLAYGADVLIHEASGEHAGHSSAAQAGQVAQRAGVKKLYLIHYPALTANLNALLAQARQEFTGEVELARDFGTCEF, encoded by the coding sequence ATGGCTACCTTGACTTTTCTTGGCACAGGAGCAGCGGTGCCCGCGATAGGTCACGACAACACTTACCTAGCGCTTGAGGGCGAACAGTCCACGTTGCTCATTGATTGCGCCGGCAGCCCATTGCTGAAAGTGCAACTAGCAGGTATCGAACCCTGTCAACTGCAGTATGTGATTCTCACCCACAGACACCCGGACCACATCTATGGGCTCCCTGTATTAGTGCTGGGGCTTTGGTTACTGGGCTGCCAAACACCCCTCCAAGTGCTGGGTGAGGCAGAAGGGCTGCGGGCTGCTCAAGCCTTATTGAATGCTTTCCGACCCTCAGAAGAATGGCCTGGATTTTGCCCGCCAACCTATCGCGAAGTACAATTACAAAATAGTAGTATGGTCCTTGACCTGCCAGATTTGCTCATCACGGCTTCTCCGGCAGCTCACGTCATTCCTAGCCTGATGATCAAAGTTCAGAACAAGGCTTCAGGGCGTGCTATCGTCTATTCTGGCGATACGGCGCCTTGTGAGAACTTGGTGCGCTTGGCCTATGGCGCAGATGTGCTCATCCATGAGGCTTCTGGCGAGCACGCTGGCCACTCGTCGGCAGCTCAGGCAGGGCAGGTTGCACAACGTGCTGGCGTGAAAAAGCTCTATTTGATTCACTACCCAGCCCTAACTGCCAATCTGAATGCACTGCTTGCCCAGGCAAGGCAGGAATTCACTGGGGAGGTAGAACTAGCACGCGACTTCGGAACTTGCGAGTTCTAA
- a CDS encoding FAD-binding oxidoreductase has protein sequence MHITSETIEFLTNLLGPERVSTRQADLDAHAQDESFHGPHPPDVVVWPQNAQEISAILKHANERLISVTPWSGGSSLEGNPIPVHGGILLALYRMNQIIEIREADLQVVVQPGIIYDELNQKLARYGLFFPPAPGSSDVATIGGMVANNSSGMHAVKYGVTKDYVLQLEVVLPTGEIVRIGRPVLKSSSGYDLCRLIVGSEGTLGVVTEITLRLRIRPEAMAAVAVFPSMEAAAEAIYAINRYGPTPAALELMDPTIVRIVNQWTGSSLTEAPTLVMEFHGLPAGIAQEIELIEETCRDAGCLSFEKGLTPPERERLWYARKQAHEAVKQLNAGCRAEIGDIVVPISRYTEAVAKAYALAEELNVRIATFGHAGDGNLHVEMLSDKCDPQEQERAHAFNRRLVQWVLSVGGTCTGEHGVGIGKREFMRAEHGYSLEIMRKIKQILDPNGIMNPGKMFPEE, from the coding sequence ATGCATATCACAAGCGAGACTATTGAGTTCTTAACCAACCTACTTGGTCCAGAGCGCGTCTCGACGCGGCAGGCTGATCTCGATGCGCACGCACAAGATGAATCCTTCCACGGGCCACATCCGCCTGATGTCGTAGTCTGGCCACAAAACGCACAGGAGATCAGCGCCATCTTGAAGCATGCCAACGAAAGACTGATCTCAGTCACACCCTGGAGCGGCGGATCCAGCCTGGAAGGCAATCCCATACCGGTGCACGGTGGCATCCTGCTGGCACTGTACCGCATGAACCAGATCATCGAAATACGCGAAGCCGACCTGCAAGTGGTCGTACAACCAGGCATCATCTATGACGAATTGAACCAGAAACTGGCCCGCTATGGTCTTTTCTTCCCTCCTGCTCCTGGCTCCAGCGATGTGGCGACCATTGGAGGCATGGTGGCGAATAACTCCAGTGGCATGCACGCGGTCAAGTATGGGGTTACCAAAGACTATGTGCTGCAACTGGAGGTGGTGCTCCCAACAGGCGAAATCGTACGCATAGGACGGCCAGTGCTCAAGTCGTCCAGTGGCTATGATCTGTGCCGTTTGATTGTAGGGTCCGAGGGCACTTTGGGCGTAGTTACCGAGATCACCCTGCGGTTACGCATCCGTCCGGAGGCTATGGCTGCTGTGGCTGTGTTCCCATCTATGGAGGCTGCAGCGGAAGCAATCTATGCCATTAATCGCTACGGGCCTACGCCTGCAGCACTGGAACTGATGGATCCAACCATTGTACGCATTGTGAACCAATGGACGGGCTCATCGCTAACCGAAGCGCCCACGTTGGTGATGGAATTCCACGGCCTGCCGGCAGGCATCGCACAGGAAATCGAACTAATTGAAGAGACTTGCCGCGATGCCGGCTGTCTTTCTTTCGAAAAAGGGCTAACACCACCGGAGCGGGAGCGCCTGTGGTATGCCCGTAAGCAGGCGCACGAAGCAGTCAAACAACTCAACGCTGGTTGCAGAGCAGAGATTGGCGACATCGTGGTGCCCATCTCCCGCTATACGGAAGCAGTAGCCAAGGCCTATGCTCTGGCCGAGGAACTGAATGTGCGCATCGCCACCTTCGGACATGCTGGCGACGGCAACTTGCACGTGGAGATGCTTTCCGACAAGTGTGACCCTCAAGAGCAAGAGCGTGCTCATGCCTTCAACCGGCGTCTGGTACAATGGGTGCTGAGCGTAGGCGGGACATGCACTGGCGAGCACGGTGTGGGCATTGGCAAACGAGAGTTCATGCGCGCAGAACACGGCTACAGTTTGGAGATCATGCGCAAAATCAAGCAAATCCTTGATCCAAATGGCATCATGAACCCGGGCAAAATGTTCCCAGAGGAATGA
- the larA gene encoding nickel-dependent lactate racemase, with protein MHANIVDKTRMIDIAYGHGTIPFYANPKLAEWHIIRPAFAPPLPNAEQAFHVACHNPIASKPLREVIRPGDRVVIVTSDGTRPVPNRQLIPWLLQELPVPAKQVAILLGNGSHRANTPAEIEVMFGKDVVKEVAILNHNAFDPQQNVCIGQTAKGHKAYLNKIYVEADKRIVVGFIEPHFFAGFSGGAKGIIPGIASIDTILHIHRFDLIAHPLSTWGTVEDNPIRREIEAMVSLCPPDFMVNVTLNSAKEITALFVGDYIEAHRAGCQRAKEEVMQPVPHAFPIVVTSNSGYPLDQNLYQTVKGISAGARITEPGGTIFVASECSDGIPDHGNFGELMCVGTSADDILEHIVNLEQTILDQWEAQVYAYLMQKYDIRIYCAMDHAVVKACKLQPVDDLQAAVEEQIRAMGYRPRVAVLPDGPLTIPYIAK; from the coding sequence ATGCATGCAAATATCGTGGATAAAACACGTATGATCGACATTGCCTATGGGCACGGTACGATTCCCTTTTATGCCAATCCAAAATTAGCCGAATGGCACATTATCCGTCCTGCTTTCGCCCCGCCATTGCCCAATGCCGAGCAAGCCTTCCATGTTGCCTGCCACAATCCCATCGCCAGCAAACCTTTGCGCGAAGTGATTCGTCCGGGAGATCGCGTGGTCATCGTCACCTCAGATGGTACCCGACCAGTGCCCAACCGTCAGCTCATCCCTTGGCTTTTGCAGGAACTGCCAGTACCAGCCAAACAGGTGGCCATACTTCTGGGCAATGGCAGCCATCGCGCCAATACACCAGCGGAAATCGAAGTTATGTTCGGCAAGGATGTAGTCAAAGAGGTAGCGATACTCAATCACAATGCTTTTGACCCGCAACAAAATGTGTGCATTGGCCAAACGGCTAAAGGTCACAAGGCGTATCTGAACAAAATATACGTGGAAGCGGACAAGCGGATTGTGGTTGGCTTTATCGAACCGCACTTTTTCGCTGGTTTCTCCGGCGGTGCCAAGGGCATTATCCCTGGCATAGCCTCGATTGATACAATTCTGCACATTCACAGGTTTGACCTCATCGCGCACCCGCTGAGCACATGGGGAACGGTGGAAGACAATCCGATACGCCGTGAAATTGAAGCAATGGTCAGCCTTTGCCCACCCGATTTCATGGTCAATGTCACGCTGAATTCGGCCAAAGAGATCACCGCCCTCTTCGTAGGCGACTATATCGAAGCACACCGCGCAGGCTGCCAGCGGGCAAAAGAGGAGGTAATGCAGCCAGTACCACATGCATTCCCTATTGTCGTTACATCCAACAGTGGTTACCCGTTGGATCAAAATCTCTATCAGACGGTAAAAGGCATTTCCGCTGGAGCCCGCATTACGGAACCAGGAGGTACCATCTTTGTAGCAAGCGAGTGTAGTGACGGCATCCCTGACCATGGTAATTTTGGCGAACTGATGTGCGTGGGTACGTCAGCGGATGACATCCTGGAACACATTGTCAACCTAGAACAGACCATCCTTGATCAATGGGAAGCACAGGTGTATGCCTACCTCATGCAGAAATATGACATACGCATTTACTGCGCTATGGACCACGCCGTGGTGAAAGCTTGTAAACTGCAGCCGGTGGATGACCTGCAGGCAGCAGTGGAAGAGCAGATTCGAGCAATGGGTTATCGCCCACGCGTAGCCGTGTTGCCAGATGGACCACTAACCATCCCATATATAGCCAAATGA
- a CDS encoding long-chain fatty acid--CoA ligase, which produces METMEKPWLKNYEPGVPATIQYPERPLHTNLEESARKYPNATATIFLDAKLTYAQLNALAGRFAAALQQLGVKKGDRVGIYMANCPQFIIGYYGALKAGAIVVSFNPLYAAREVEHQLKDSGAETMLVMSRFYPIVKQVRARTALKHVIVTNIKEYFPPLIKLLFTLAKEKHEGDRQDISGDANTYWLQDLLSKAPAKPTPVEVRPSDTACLLYTGGTTGVPKGAELSHANIMSNAVMCRRWVPDIREAGEVILTALPLYHSFGMTTCMNLGIYAAAALLLIPNPRDIPTLMQNINKHHPTFFPGVPTMYVAFNNFSDLHKYNVKSIRACISGAAGLPVEVQTKFQELTGGHLVEGYGLSEASPVTHANPIYGKNKIGTIGVPFPDTDAKIVDLKTGTKELPPGEIGELIVRGPQVMKGYWNMPEETALALRNGWLYTGDIARMDEEGYFQIVDRKKDMIIAGGFNIYPRDVEEVLYQHPKVKEAVVAGIPDPYRGETVKAYIVLKEGERATAEEIIEFCRANMAKYKVPTAVEFRTELPKTMVGKVLRRMLVEEEKKKLAEQR; this is translated from the coding sequence ATGGAGACAATGGAGAAGCCCTGGTTGAAAAATTATGAACCCGGAGTTCCAGCTACTATCCAGTATCCAGAACGTCCATTACATACCAATCTAGAAGAATCTGCACGCAAGTACCCCAACGCAACAGCCACTATTTTCCTGGACGCCAAGTTGACCTACGCGCAGCTCAACGCCCTGGCCGGCCGCTTTGCCGCTGCCCTGCAACAACTGGGAGTCAAGAAGGGCGACCGCGTGGGCATCTATATGGCGAACTGCCCCCAGTTCATCATTGGCTACTATGGCGCACTCAAAGCTGGAGCCATCGTTGTCTCGTTCAATCCACTCTATGCTGCGCGCGAGGTGGAGCACCAACTCAAGGATTCGGGAGCGGAGACGATGCTGGTGATGAGCCGCTTCTATCCCATCGTCAAGCAGGTGCGTGCTCGTACTGCACTGAAGCATGTCATTGTGACTAATATCAAGGAGTACTTCCCCCCGCTGATCAAGCTGCTCTTCACGTTGGCCAAGGAGAAGCACGAAGGGGATCGGCAGGACATCTCAGGCGATGCCAATACCTACTGGCTTCAGGATTTGCTCAGCAAGGCGCCTGCTAAGCCTACGCCGGTAGAGGTCAGGCCCAGCGATACTGCGTGTCTTCTGTACACAGGTGGTACTACGGGCGTGCCCAAGGGAGCCGAACTCAGCCATGCGAACATCATGTCCAACGCTGTCATGTGCAGGCGTTGGGTACCGGATATCAGGGAAGCGGGAGAAGTCATTCTGACTGCGCTGCCACTGTACCATAGTTTCGGCATGACTACCTGTATGAACCTGGGCATCTATGCAGCAGCAGCCCTGCTGCTCATCCCCAATCCGCGCGACATCCCGACCCTGATGCAGAACATCAACAAGCATCACCCAACCTTCTTCCCCGGTGTGCCCACCATGTACGTGGCGTTCAACAACTTCTCCGATCTCCACAAGTACAATGTCAAGTCCATTCGCGCCTGCATCAGTGGCGCGGCAGGGCTGCCGGTGGAGGTGCAGACCAAGTTCCAGGAGTTGACCGGTGGACATCTCGTAGAGGGTTATGGTCTGAGCGAGGCTTCACCGGTGACCCATGCCAACCCGATCTACGGCAAGAACAAGATTGGCACCATTGGCGTGCCTTTCCCCGATACGGATGCCAAGATCGTGGATTTGAAGACGGGCACCAAGGAGTTGCCGCCAGGTGAGATAGGGGAACTGATCGTGCGTGGGCCACAAGTGATGAAAGGCTACTGGAACATGCCGGAGGAGACAGCGCTTGCCCTGCGCAATGGCTGGTTGTACACAGGGGACATTGCCAGGATGGATGAGGAGGGCTACTTCCAGATTGTGGACCGCAAGAAAGACATGATCATCGCTGGTGGGTTCAATATCTATCCGCGGGATGTAGAGGAAGTGCTCTACCAGCATCCCAAGGTGAAAGAGGCAGTAGTGGCAGGCATTCCTGATCCGTATCGCGGCGAGACGGTGAAAGCCTACATCGTGCTGAAGGAAGGGGAGAGGGCCACAGCGGAGGAGATCATTGAATTCTGTCGCGCCAATATGGCCAAGTACAAGGTGCCGACCGCGGTGGAATTCCGCACAGAGCTGCCCAAGACGATGGTGGGCAAGGTGCTACGCCGCATGCTGGTCGAGGAAGAAAAGAAAAAACTGGCAGAGCAAAGGTAA
- the era gene encoding GTPase Era, protein MDELLLEEELPPDHRSGFVTLVGRPSVGKSTLLNAYVGQKVAIVSKKPQTTRNRIQGILTRPDAQIIFVDTPGIHQPLHKLGEYMVKTAHKAVPDADVVLSVVDVSVTPTEEDRMVAEFLVKKCSSPIILVLNKMDLLPPDKVSAHSEAYFALGRFDDWMMTSATRGQNLDKLLDMVIARLPFGPRYYPAGQVTDLSERFIASELIREQVLHFLHQEVPYAVAVVIEEFTERRPGLTYIAATIYVEKESQKGIVIGAKGEMLKKIGAAAREEIERMLDTKVFLELWVKVRPKWQRDEAALRYVGYPL, encoded by the coding sequence ATGGATGAATTGTTGCTTGAAGAAGAATTGCCCCCAGATCACCGTTCGGGATTTGTCACCTTGGTGGGACGTCCAAGCGTTGGCAAGTCAACGCTGCTCAATGCCTATGTCGGGCAGAAGGTAGCCATTGTATCGAAAAAACCTCAGACAACGCGCAATCGCATCCAGGGCATCCTGACACGTCCTGATGCCCAGATCATTTTTGTGGATACGCCCGGGATTCACCAGCCATTGCACAAGTTGGGTGAATACATGGTGAAGACGGCGCACAAGGCGGTTCCCGATGCCGATGTGGTGCTGTCCGTGGTGGATGTCAGTGTCACACCTACGGAGGAAGATCGCATGGTTGCGGAATTCCTCGTGAAGAAATGCTCTTCTCCGATCATCTTGGTGCTCAATAAAATGGATTTGCTCCCCCCGGACAAAGTATCGGCGCATAGCGAAGCCTATTTTGCGCTTGGCCGGTTCGATGATTGGATGATGACTTCGGCAACTCGGGGGCAAAACCTGGACAAACTCTTGGATATGGTCATCGCGCGCTTGCCCTTTGGTCCACGCTATTATCCTGCGGGGCAGGTGACGGATCTCAGCGAACGCTTCATTGCCTCCGAGTTGATTAGAGAGCAAGTGCTGCACTTTCTACACCAGGAGGTACCCTATGCCGTTGCTGTGGTGATCGAGGAGTTTACCGAGCGCCGTCCAGGGCTGACCTACATTGCGGCAACTATCTATGTGGAAAAAGAATCGCAGAAGGGCATTGTAATTGGTGCTAAAGGGGAAATGCTGAAGAAGATAGGTGCTGCAGCGCGAGAAGAAATCGAACGCATGTTAGACACCAAAGTATTTCTGGAACTGTGGGTGAAAGTGCGTCCCAAGTGGCAGCGCGATGAAGCCGCACTGCGCTATGTGGGGTATCCGTTGTGA